A genomic segment from Lignipirellula cremea encodes:
- a CDS encoding type II toxin-antitoxin system RelE/ParE family toxin, producing the protein MLKPVLFHPAADAEANAAWQWYQERSETASSRFFSELAVAIENIQTHPLRYPLYPGVLDYEVRYRSLKRFPYAVVFEILNDRIHVLAVAHVRRRPAYWQERGGRG; encoded by the coding sequence ATGCTTAAGCCGGTCCTGTTCCACCCCGCGGCCGACGCCGAAGCGAACGCGGCCTGGCAGTGGTATCAAGAACGAAGTGAGACCGCCTCCAGCCGATTTTTCTCGGAGCTGGCCGTTGCAATCGAGAACATTCAAACCCACCCGTTGCGCTACCCTCTTTATCCAGGTGTCCTGGACTACGAAGTCCGCTACCGTTCGCTGAAGCGGTTTCCGTATGCGGTCGTTTTCGAAATACTGAACGACCGAATTCACGTGCTGGCGGTGGCTCACGTTCGTCGTCGTCCTGCCTACTGGCAAGAGCGGGGCGGACGCGGTTAA
- a CDS encoding DUF6876 family protein yields the protein MTKTTDSTNTLCESDLRQFTGTIDLYRHGLNRRVCYTDGVRYVAEQGEAFWLIDAICSWIGSQPFRKAAAEDDRIAEMHFWTLEVQEDRTAVLFAKSDSPEEAFITQAIPFTDFPLPRIDIWAAYDGENWTLYLPSEH from the coding sequence ATGACGAAAACAACCGACTCCACCAACACCCTTTGCGAATCCGACTTGCGACAGTTTACCGGCACGATAGACCTGTACCGGCACGGCTTGAATCGCCGGGTTTGCTACACCGATGGCGTGCGATATGTGGCCGAGCAGGGCGAAGCTTTTTGGCTGATCGATGCGATTTGCTCCTGGATCGGCAGCCAGCCGTTCCGCAAAGCGGCGGCCGAGGATGATCGCATTGCCGAGATGCACTTTTGGACGCTCGAAGTGCAAGAGGACCGCACGGCCGTGCTCTTCGCCAAGTCCGATAGCCCTGAAGAGGCGTTTATCACGCAAGCGATCCCCTTCACCGACTTCCCGCTGCCAAGGATCGACATTTGGGCGGCCTACGACGGCGAAAACTGGACGCTGTATCTGCCAAGCGAGCATTAA
- a CDS encoding addiction module protein, producing the protein MTEQTEKLIAEALQLSAEERAAIIDALLTSDPLIDVDHGPEDPPEEVEAAWRQELQRRSDDLKTGRVQGVPADEVLARMTKRDA; encoded by the coding sequence ATGACTGAACAGACTGAGAAACTGATTGCCGAAGCGTTGCAGCTGTCGGCCGAGGAACGGGCGGCGATTATTGATGCTTTGCTGACGAGCGATCCGCTCATCGACGTCGATCACGGACCGGAAGATCCGCCCGAGGAGGTGGAAGCGGCGTGGCGGCAGGAACTGCAACGTCGATCCGACGATCTGAAAACGGGTCGCGTGCAAGGCGTGCCGGCCGACGAGGTCCTGGCCCGGATGACCAAACGCGATGCTTAA
- a CDS encoding IS630 family transposase — MLKKGRKNAVLLAIDECGFKEQPLRKRTWAIRGQTSVLRQNGSWKTLTAIGAISLQPSGRLNEQFQLLAHTAKTMDFVWFLRKMRNRYRQKLLVVWDNLKAHRCAAQLLQSLGVSWVEFVWLPSYSPELNPVEWLWNNTKYHELANYAPPDSDTLRTKVAQSLSRPKKNPSLLRSFFRGAGLRINPKT; from the coding sequence CTGTTAAAAAAGGGGCGTAAAAATGCTGTCTTGCTAGCGATTGACGAGTGCGGGTTCAAGGAGCAACCGCTTCGCAAACGGACCTGGGCGATCCGCGGGCAAACGTCCGTGCTGCGGCAAAACGGTTCCTGGAAAACCCTCACCGCGATCGGCGCGATCAGCCTGCAGCCCTCGGGACGCCTGAACGAACAGTTTCAACTGCTTGCACACACCGCCAAAACAATGGACTTTGTATGGTTTTTGCGGAAGATGCGAAACCGGTATCGGCAGAAACTGCTGGTCGTGTGGGACAACCTAAAGGCCCATCGCTGCGCGGCCCAACTGCTGCAATCGCTGGGTGTATCCTGGGTGGAATTCGTTTGGCTGCCTTCTTACTCGCCGGAGCTGAACCCCGTCGAATGGCTCTGGAACAACACGAAATATCACGAGTTAGCGAACTACGCCCCGCCCGACAGTGACACCTTAAGAACGAAGGTCGCACAATCGCTGTCTCGCCCCAAAAAGAACCCCTCGCTGCTCCGCAGTTTCTTCCGCGGCGCCGGTCTGAGAATCAACCCGAAAACTTAG
- a CDS encoding winged helix-turn-helix domain-containing protein has translation MWTTRRVREVVKREFKVEYHVDYLRRLMRKLGFTP, from the coding sequence ATCTGGACGACCCGACGCGTCCGTGAAGTTGTCAAACGAGAGTTCAAAGTGGAATACCATGTCGATTATCTGCGGCGGTTGATGCGAAAGCTCGGCTTCACGCCGTAG